Proteins encoded in a region of the Clostridium beijerinckii genome:
- a CDS encoding MazG-like family protein: MRKDNFNIMTNIKIIEDLKAQLLCIIGEFFRLLTKGNNVARDSILDCISGAIIILYILGDKLGYSLVDIDHNIKSKLDLGVRAEDQVEKEGKSLSKLKRYISNRRD, translated from the coding sequence ATGAGAAAAGATAATTTTAATATAATGACTAACATTAAAATTATAGAAGATTTAAAAGCACAACTTCTTTGTATAATAGGAGAGTTTTTCAGACTATTGACAAAAGGTAACAATGTAGCCCGTGATTCTATTTTAGATTGTATTTCAGGAGCTATAATTATACTATATATTCTAGGTGATAAGTTAGGATATTCATTGGTAGATATAGACCATAATATAAAATCAAAATTAGATTTAGGGGTAAGAGCAGAGGATCAAGTTGAAAAAGAAGGCAAAAGCTTAAGTAAGTTGAAGCGTTATATTAGTAACAGAAGAGATTAA